One region of Rhodophyticola sp. CCM32 genomic DNA includes:
- a CDS encoding carbohydrate ABC transporter permease produces the protein MFKSQNGVSLRTVQLVTAICVSLILIAPLVMLFVASLKTDRFEIMADMGSWRAFWVSTPSFDNFAEIMSFSGPYGFARYLVNSLIILVGTLGLGIIFCSMAGYVLARGSMRGRAALLAAVISLYIIPQESIMMPLLLIVTRMGLGDGFLAQILPWAANPIYIFIFYQFFSQIPIEIHEAATLDGTKPFQAWRYVYMPMSVPATATVAILMGIESWNQYLWPVLITQTSYARPISVAIAAIFGNDEIYWNYAMAASVTMMIPILIFYMLFQRWFVSSFISSAVKG, from the coding sequence ATGTTTAAGTCTCAAAACGGGGTTTCGCTGCGGACCGTGCAGCTTGTCACGGCGATTTGTGTCTCTCTCATCCTGATCGCCCCGCTTGTGATGCTGTTTGTTGCCTCCCTCAAAACCGACCGGTTCGAGATCATGGCGGATATGGGATCGTGGCGGGCATTCTGGGTGTCGACCCCCAGCTTCGATAACTTCGCAGAGATCATGTCCTTCTCGGGGCCCTATGGCTTTGCCCGGTATCTGGTGAATTCCCTGATCATTCTGGTGGGCACATTGGGCCTGGGCATCATCTTCTGTTCGATGGCGGGTTATGTACTCGCGCGCGGCTCGATGCGGGGGCGGGCGGCGCTTCTGGCGGCGGTCATTTCCCTCTACATCATCCCGCAGGAAAGCATCATGATGCCGCTTCTGCTGATCGTGACCCGGATGGGGTTGGGGGATGGCTTTCTGGCGCAGATTCTGCCCTGGGCGGCCAACCCGATCTATATCTTCATTTTCTACCAGTTCTTTTCACAGATCCCGATAGAAATCCACGAAGCCGCAACGCTGGATGGCACCAAGCCGTTCCAGGCCTGGCGGTATGTCTATATGCCGATGAGCGTACCGGCGACGGCGACTGTCGCGATCCTGATGGGGATCGAAAGCTGGAACCAGTATCTGTGGCCGGTGCTGATCACCCAGACAAGCTATGCAAGGCCGATCTCGGTGGCGATTGCCGCGATTTTCGGGAATGACGAAATTTACTGGAACTATGCGATGGCCGCATCGGTGACGATGATGATCCCGATCCTGATCTTCTACATGCTGTTCCAGCGCTGGTTTGTCAGCTCGTTCATTTCATCGGCCGTAAAGGGATGA
- a CDS encoding ABC transporter substrate-binding protein, whose translation MQRLLNSIAVMLVMPGVLAAQELRMMHQGSPESIATYEGVAERFHEATGVEIELVYAPHDSYNESFGAAVLSGQLADIVELDAPFLSNYVWSGHMREITPYVSQELLDDMTASNIAQGTYPVDGNLYALGLTDSAVMLFGNRQLLEEAGVRIPTGIEDVWNRDELVGAIEALAGLDGVTWPIDIFRSYGNRTEWITYAYEPLMISAGCDLIDRDSWEASGTIDNEACVDLHVEMQRWVENDWVVPASAGANAFYADGGNVGISLGGFWVYNEYINALGAGNVVVMGMPDLGNGSIGPNGTWIWGITTAAEDPDLAGQFIEFMINDTDYREYVKGNVGFPGMNSFAAESPLYAEGGAMHVALEQHAVERPPHPAYPTITLAYMEAIDEIFSGGDVQDALEEAAENIDIDIEDNGGYPPFGG comes from the coding sequence ATGCAAAGGTTATTGAACTCAATTGCGGTCATGCTGGTCATGCCGGGCGTGCTTGCGGCGCAGGAATTGCGCATGATGCACCAGGGCAGCCCTGAATCGATCGCGACTTACGAAGGCGTGGCGGAACGGTTCCATGAGGCCACCGGCGTCGAGATCGAACTCGTTTACGCCCCCCATGACAGCTATAATGAAAGCTTCGGCGCAGCGGTCCTGTCCGGGCAGCTTGCCGATATCGTCGAGCTTGATGCACCGTTTCTGTCCAATTACGTCTGGTCCGGGCATATGCGGGAAATCACGCCCTATGTCAGCCAGGAACTGCTGGATGACATGACCGCCTCGAATATCGCGCAGGGCACCTATCCGGTTGACGGCAATCTCTATGCCCTTGGCCTGACCGACAGTGCGGTCATGCTGTTCGGCAATCGCCAGTTGCTGGAGGAGGCGGGCGTTCGGATCCCCACCGGGATCGAAGATGTCTGGAATCGCGACGAACTGGTCGGCGCGATCGAGGCGCTGGCCGGGCTTGATGGCGTGACATGGCCGATTGATATATTCCGCAGCTATGGCAACCGTACCGAGTGGATTACCTATGCCTATGAACCGCTGATGATCTCGGCGGGCTGCGACCTGATCGACCGCGACAGCTGGGAGGCCAGCGGCACCATCGACAATGAGGCCTGTGTTGACCTGCATGTGGAAATGCAGCGCTGGGTCGAAAATGACTGGGTTGTTCCGGCCTCAGCCGGGGCCAATGCGTTCTATGCCGATGGCGGAAATGTCGGCATCTCGCTTGGCGGCTTCTGGGTGTATAACGAATATATCAACGCACTTGGGGCCGGGAATGTGGTGGTCATGGGCATGCCCGATCTGGGCAATGGGTCCATCGGCCCCAATGGCACCTGGATCTGGGGCATCACAACCGCCGCCGAAGACCCTGATCTGGCCGGACAGTTCATTGAATTCATGATCAACGACACGGATTACCGTGAATATGTAAAAGGCAATGTCGGCTTTCCGGGCATGAACAGCTTTGCCGCCGAAAGCCCGCTTTATGCGGAAGGCGGGGCGATGCATGTGGCACTGGAACAGCACGCGGTCGAACGCCCGCCGCACCCGGCCTACCCGACGATCACCCTGGCCTATATGGAGGCGATTGATGAGATCTTCTCGGGCGGGGACGTGCAGGACGCCTTGGAGGAAGCTGCCGAAAACATCGACATTGATATCGAGGATAACGGTGGCTACCCGCCATTCGGTGGCTAG
- a CDS encoding tripartite tricarboxylate transporter permease → MDQIALAISQFATFSVLLAVIIGCLWGTIAGALPGIGTVTALIVALPFSFSLDTETSIALFLGIYVTSVYGGSVSAILINTPGTPQSAATVLDGYPMAKAGKADLAIGWATFASLFGGLFSLAVLIVAAPTLASVSVAFGPAAIFAIIVFALTCIAWVSRGSTLKGLLGGMIGLWLTTVGPDDLTGMTRFSFDIPALRGGLSLIPVLIGLFALSEVLHRAAFYFPAKTQDVTNIGFRMPEWPEIRMRFPQLVRSSVIGTFIGILPGTGATAATFVSYSDLRRTSPRKENFGKGEPDGLIASEASNNAVTGGALIPTLALGIPGDGGTVVLLGVLTIQGLTPGFDLINNNPHILTGAFLVILVANFIMFAMGALGARVFERVLRMPEPVLMSMIVLFSMIGAFTVRGNLVDILVCAIAGILGLVLRFANYPVAPIVIGMALGATLERKLRQGMISAQGDFIAFISDPIALAILGMTALIVLTPLIRRARAAKATE, encoded by the coding sequence ATGGACCAGATCGCCCTTGCCATCAGCCAGTTTGCAACATTTTCGGTTCTTCTGGCCGTCATCATCGGATGCCTCTGGGGCACAATCGCCGGTGCGCTGCCGGGGATCGGCACCGTGACCGCTCTGATCGTGGCGCTGCCGTTTTCCTTCAGTCTCGACACCGAAACCTCCATCGCGCTGTTTCTGGGGATTTATGTCACCTCAGTCTATGGCGGGTCGGTTTCGGCCATCCTGATCAATACACCGGGCACACCGCAATCGGCGGCAACGGTTCTGGATGGTTACCCTATGGCCAAAGCGGGCAAGGCGGATCTGGCCATTGGCTGGGCCACTTTTGCCTCGCTCTTCGGCGGCCTGTTCTCGCTGGCGGTTCTGATCGTTGCCGCCCCGACACTGGCGTCGGTATCGGTGGCATTCGGCCCCGCCGCCATTTTCGCAATCATCGTTTTTGCACTGACCTGTATCGCCTGGGTGTCGCGCGGCAGCACTCTCAAAGGCCTGTTGGGGGGCATGATCGGCCTGTGGCTGACAACGGTTGGCCCGGATGATCTGACCGGCATGACCCGGTTTTCCTTCGACATCCCCGCCTTGCGTGGCGGGCTGTCCCTGATCCCGGTGCTGATCGGGTTGTTCGCCCTGTCAGAAGTCCTGCACCGGGCCGCGTTCTATTTCCCGGCCAAGACCCAGGATGTGACCAATATCGGCTTCCGCATGCCCGAATGGCCCGAAATCCGAATGCGGTTCCCACAGCTTGTCAGGTCCAGTGTGATCGGAACCTTTATCGGCATCCTGCCGGGCACCGGCGCCACGGCCGCCACCTTCGTCAGCTATTCGGATCTGCGCCGCACCTCTCCACGGAAGGAGAATTTCGGCAAGGGGGAACCTGACGGGCTGATCGCCTCGGAGGCGTCAAACAACGCCGTCACCGGTGGTGCATTGATCCCCACGCTTGCCCTGGGCATTCCCGGCGATGGCGGTACGGTTGTCCTGCTCGGGGTGCTGACCATTCAGGGGCTGACACCGGGTTTCGATCTGATCAACAACAACCCCCATATTCTGACCGGCGCCTTTCTGGTGATCCTGGTCGCCAATTTCATCATGTTTGCCATGGGGGCCCTTGGCGCCCGGGTTTTTGAACGTGTCCTGCGTATGCCCGAGCCTGTTCTGATGTCGATGATTGTTCTGTTTTCGATGATCGGGGCCTTTACCGTTCGGGGCAATCTTGTCGATATCCTTGTCTGCGCGATCGCGGGCATTCTGGGGCTGGTTCTGAGATTTGCGAATTATCCGGTGGCGCCGATTGTTATTGGCATGGCCCTTGGGGCAACGCTTGAACGAAAACTGCGTCAGGGCATGATCTCTGCCCAGGGTGATTTTATCGCCTTCATTTCAGATCCAATTGCGCTGGCAATCCTTGGCATGACCGCCCTGATCGTGCTGACACCCCTTATCAGGCGCGCCAGGGCCGCGAAGGCAACGGAGTAA
- a CDS encoding Bug family tripartite tricarboxylate transporter substrate binding protein, which produces MKRTVSSVLVGAGMALSATMAIADYPERTINMLVPFGAGGGTDVPARFLAAELEGILGQNIVVTNVDGAGGTVGATQLSEQAADGYNLGFMPVGTTTTQPHLRGTSYNADSWAPICMVSQGPFYLVVADDSPIQSLDDYRTAAEAGTLRFAGAGPGSMSHVAQLTLDNATGVTTQYIPTQGGGDIATEISGGRAETTTWFADYDSRFGWRALAIMADERSDTHPDVPTMAELGYDAQVSVWFGLFTQAGTPGDVVSALSDACGQAVQTDSFAENMAGANRLIRFMDHNAFGLFFRSAYELNGQLMRDAGLIQ; this is translated from the coding sequence ATGAAAAGAACGGTAAGCTCCGTGCTTGTCGGGGCCGGCATGGCCCTGAGCGCGACCATGGCTATTGCCGATTACCCGGAGCGGACGATCAACATGCTGGTCCCGTTCGGGGCCGGTGGCGGAACCGACGTTCCGGCCCGGTTCCTGGCGGCGGAGCTTGAGGGCATTCTGGGTCAGAACATCGTGGTGACCAATGTCGACGGCGCCGGTGGCACCGTGGGGGCCACCCAATTGTCCGAACAGGCGGCTGATGGCTATAATCTTGGCTTCATGCCGGTCGGCACCACAACGACCCAGCCACATCTGCGCGGCACCAGCTATAATGCCGACAGCTGGGCCCCGATATGCATGGTCAGCCAGGGGCCTTTCTATCTTGTTGTGGCCGATGACAGCCCGATTCAGTCGCTGGACGACTACAGGACCGCCGCAGAGGCAGGCACGTTGCGTTTCGCGGGTGCCGGGCCGGGCTCGATGAGCCATGTGGCGCAACTGACACTCGACAATGCGACAGGGGTAACAACCCAATATATCCCGACGCAGGGCGGTGGAGATATTGCCACTGAAATCTCGGGCGGGCGGGCTGAAACAACCACCTGGTTTGCCGATTATGACAGCCGGTTCGGCTGGCGCGCATTGGCGATCATGGCCGATGAACGCTCAGACACTCACCCGGATGTGCCGACCATGGCGGAACTTGGATATGACGCGCAGGTCTCTGTATGGTTCGGCCTGTTCACCCAGGCGGGCACCCCGGGTGATGTGGTCTCTGCCCTGTCGGATGCCTGTGGGCAGGCCGTTCAGACCGACAGCTTTGCCGAAAACATGGCCGGGGCCAACCGCCTGATCCGGTTTATGGATCACAATGCCTTTGGGTTGTTCTTCCGCTCGGCCTATGAGTTGAATGGCCAGCTTATGCGGGATGCCGGACTGATCCAGTAA
- a CDS encoding LacI family DNA-binding transcriptional regulator, which yields MASIKEIAKLAGVSVKTASGALNDQASIRMSDETRLRVIEVANQQGYRPSFAAQAMRLGALPLVGVVSDGAINSPYAADIMRGLEKSLASERLTSITTMLRGDIEESVEWLEQFKPRSIIYVSGFYRRVSIPKHMVGRILVLVNCRDADDVIPSIVADELQGGRDLTQFLIDAGHRRIGYVSLPGLDASTVRLEGVATALEQAGLHLDPAHVFPATSRARYFDGEAGSVDAPLRALLAAGQLPDALICGNDRVAMDVYAAAARLGISVSETLSVCSFDNQVELARRMDPPLTSMALPHRRMGAIAGRVCAAKDTPAHGHTLAFRLVQRQSHRVRKPEENKGI from the coding sequence ATGGCTTCGATCAAGGAAATTGCAAAACTCGCCGGTGTATCGGTAAAAACCGCCTCGGGTGCGTTGAATGATCAGGCGTCGATCCGGATGTCTGACGAGACCCGGTTGCGGGTGATCGAAGTGGCCAACCAGCAGGGATATCGTCCCAGTTTCGCGGCACAGGCCATGCGGCTGGGAGCTTTACCGCTGGTCGGGGTCGTCTCGGACGGGGCGATCAACTCGCCATATGCGGCAGATATCATGCGCGGGCTGGAAAAATCGCTGGCCAGTGAACGCCTGACCTCGATCACAACGATGTTGCGTGGTGATATCGAGGAATCCGTCGAATGGCTTGAGCAGTTCAAACCCCGCTCAATTATCTATGTGTCCGGCTTCTATCGAAGGGTGTCTATCCCGAAACACATGGTCGGGCGTATTCTGGTTCTGGTGAATTGCCGCGATGCGGATGACGTCATCCCCTCGATCGTGGCGGATGAATTGCAGGGTGGGCGTGACCTGACGCAATTCCTGATTGATGCGGGTCATCGGCGCATTGGCTATGTCAGCCTTCCCGGTCTTGATGCCTCAACCGTGCGTCTTGAAGGGGTCGCAACGGCGCTGGAGCAGGCCGGGCTGCATCTTGATCCCGCCCATGTCTTCCCCGCCACATCCCGCGCCCGGTATTTTGACGGAGAGGCCGGCAGTGTTGATGCACCCCTTCGGGCGCTTCTTGCCGCGGGCCAACTGCCCGATGCCCTGATCTGCGGCAATGACCGCGTTGCAATGGATGTGTATGCCGCCGCCGCCCGGCTTGGCATCTCGGTGTCTGAAACCCTTTCGGTCTGCAGTTTTGACAACCAGGTCGAACTCGCCCGCCGCATGGACCCGCCCCTGACATCCATGGCGCTTCCGCATCGTCGGATGGGCGCGATTGCCGGTCGGGTCTGCGCCGCGAAAGACACCCCGGCACATGGGCACACACTGGCCTTCCGGCTCGTGCAACGACAATCGCACCGGGTACGCAAACCCGAAGAAAACAAAGGCATCTGA
- a CDS encoding carbohydrate ABC transporter permease, which yields MIAPAILLLLTFLVAPFLLSFWTAMTNQPLIPRPVPVQFVGFRNYERILTDDDFWQAVWNVVRFTLMVIPVQCGLALALAMLLNAALPFRNFFRGVMFLPQITSMVVVCVIWVTIYQYPSGPANQLVHILSFGLLDPVDWLAEPSVAMPALVVLSAWQAYGFQMIIYLAGLQSISEDLYDAAKLDGASPLRRFWHVTMPGLRPTHVLVLLVTTIQAFKLYTQVAILTQGGPRGTTDTIVHYIVEAGFARGRLGAAAAGSVILFVLVLFITLIQRRALRRYDV from the coding sequence ATGATTGCGCCCGCAATCCTGCTTCTTCTGACGTTTCTTGTTGCGCCTTTCCTGTTGTCATTCTGGACAGCAATGACCAACCAGCCCCTGATCCCGCGCCCGGTGCCGGTACAGTTTGTGGGCTTTCGGAATTATGAGCGCATTCTGACAGATGATGATTTCTGGCAGGCGGTCTGGAACGTGGTCCGGTTCACGTTGATGGTTATTCCGGTTCAGTGCGGCCTGGCCCTGGCCCTTGCGATGCTGCTGAACGCGGCACTTCCGTTCCGCAACTTCTTTCGCGGGGTGATGTTTCTGCCGCAGATCACGTCCATGGTTGTGGTCTGCGTCATATGGGTCACGATCTATCAATACCCGTCCGGCCCCGCGAACCAGCTGGTCCATATCCTGAGCTTTGGGTTGCTGGACCCGGTTGACTGGCTGGCCGAACCTTCCGTTGCGATGCCCGCGCTGGTCGTCCTGTCCGCATGGCAGGCTTACGGGTTTCAGATGATCATCTATCTGGCCGGGCTTCAGTCGATTTCCGAAGATCTCTATGACGCGGCCAAGCTTGACGGGGCCAGCCCGTTGCGCCGGTTCTGGCATGTCACCATGCCCGGTCTGCGCCCGACCCATGTGCTGGTGCTGCTTGTCACAACCATTCAGGCCTTCAAGCTTTACACGCAGGTCGCGATCCTGACCCAGGGCGGACCAAGGGGCACCACCGACACCATTGTGCACTATATCGTGGAGGCCGGCTTCGCCCGCGGGCGCCTTGGCGCCGCCGCCGCCGGCTCGGTCATCCTTTTCGTGCTGGTTCTGTTTATCACGCTCATTCAGCGGCGCGCGTTAAGGAGGTATGATGTTTAA
- a CDS encoding tripartite tricarboxylate transporter TctB family protein, producing MARMLDITVSGLLLLSGIVLFALTFSADFDVVTFGGDVGPGFAPRLFLVPWILFATAVTVQSIRSENTETRLEQINIRQLATTVIIVLATAYGITKIGFVFAMIPGMFLFCLAVGYRNLPVLLAVVLMSVPALWALFTFVFELLLPHSPWFNQI from the coding sequence ATGGCGCGCATGCTTGATATAACGGTTTCCGGTCTGCTTTTGCTGTCGGGTATCGTCTTGTTCGCATTGACCTTCAGTGCAGATTTCGACGTTGTGACATTTGGCGGGGATGTCGGCCCCGGCTTCGCACCCCGGCTGTTTCTTGTGCCATGGATACTTTTTGCGACTGCCGTAACCGTTCAGTCCATCAGGTCTGAAAACACGGAAACCCGGCTGGAACAGATCAATATACGCCAGCTTGCCACGACTGTTATCATCGTGCTTGCAACGGCATACGGGATCACGAAAATCGGCTTTGTCTTCGCCATGATCCCCGGGATGTTCCTGTTCTGCCTGGCGGTCGGGTATCGCAATCTGCCTGTGTTGCTTGCCGTTGTCCTGATGTCCGTACCCGCGCTTTGGGCGCTGTTCACCTTCGTGTTCGAGTTGCTGTTGCCGCATTCTCCCTGGTTCAATCAGATCTGA
- a CDS encoding LacI family DNA-binding transcriptional regulator, producing the protein MSARTTLKDVAQAAGVSQMTVSRVVRGDQAVSLRTRERVQQTIEQIGYVPNKLAGSLAHARSNQVAVIIPSLVNNVFSQVLAGITAELEKADYNPVVGVTDYNLEKEEALLISMMSWRPAAVIVTNLIHTDRTISILRNASVPVVEIMDVDGAPIDMCVGLKHDTAAQALADHLVSKGYQRFGYLGWQTNDYAAAKRFKAFRERLEARGYGLVAPEIYNAPPDMPAGKAGTDLLLKEAPLTDVIVYSNDTAAMGGALFCQEKNIALPDDMAIAGFSGLRMGQCLPQPMTTIRTFRLEIGQTAARNVLKVLSGVPVMRKIDLGFELIDGQSA; encoded by the coding sequence ATGTCTGCCCGCACAACCCTGAAAGACGTGGCCCAGGCGGCTGGCGTTTCCCAGATGACGGTTTCCCGCGTGGTCCGGGGTGACCAGGCGGTTTCCCTGCGAACACGGGAACGGGTGCAGCAGACGATCGAACAGATCGGATATGTGCCGAACAAACTGGCCGGGTCGCTGGCCCATGCCCGGTCTAACCAGGTCGCCGTTATCATCCCGTCACTGGTGAATAATGTATTTTCCCAGGTGCTGGCCGGGATCACGGCAGAGCTGGAAAAAGCCGATTACAACCCGGTTGTCGGTGTCACGGATTACAATCTTGAAAAGGAAGAGGCGCTTTTGATCTCCATGATGTCATGGCGCCCCGCTGCGGTGATTGTCACCAACCTTATTCATACGGATCGCACGATAAGCATTCTGAGAAATGCCTCGGTCCCGGTGGTTGAGATCATGGATGTCGACGGGGCGCCGATCGACATGTGCGTTGGCCTGAAACACGACACCGCAGCGCAGGCATTGGCGGATCATCTGGTGTCAAAAGGCTATCAGCGGTTCGGGTATCTCGGTTGGCAGACAAATGATTATGCAGCGGCAAAACGGTTCAAAGCCTTCCGGGAACGCTTGGAGGCCCGTGGCTATGGTCTGGTTGCCCCAGAGATTTACAATGCCCCGCCCGACATGCCCGCCGGAAAAGCCGGAACAGACCTGCTATTGAAAGAGGCGCCGCTGACGGATGTCATCGTATATTCCAACGACACGGCGGCCATGGGCGGTGCGCTTTTCTGCCAGGAAAAAAATATCGCCCTGCCGGATGATATGGCGATTGCGGGCTTCAGCGGATTGCGCATGGGGCAATGCCTGCCACAGCCGATGACAACCATCCGCACCTTTCGTCTCGAAATCGGCCAGACCGCAGCACGCAATGTGCTCAAGGTTCTGTCCGGCGTGCCAGTCATGCGCAAGATTGATCTGGGTTTTGAACTCATCGACGGCCAGAGCGCCTGA